The Streptomyces cyaneogriseus subsp. noncyanogenus region TCGGCGATCATCTCCGACACGTGCGGGCCCACCAGGTGCACGCCGAGCACCCGCCCGCCGCCGGCCTCGGCGACCACCTTCACCATCCCGCCCTGCCCGTGCACCATGCCCTTGGCGACCGCGGTCAGCGGCATCGTATCGACCACCACCTCGTGTCCCCGCGCGCGTGCCTCCGCCTCGCCCAGGCCCACGGAGGCGGTCTGCGGCGAGGAGTACGTCACCCGGGGGACGGCCGCGTAGTCGACCGGGGCGGACGCCACGCCCGCCAGCGTCTCGGCCACCAGCAGCCCCTCCGCGAAGGAGGCGTGGGCCAGTCCGAGCGACGGCGGCGGCAGCAGGTCGCCGACCACGTGGATGCCGGGCACCGCCGTCTCCAGCCGGTCCCAGTCCGCCGGTACGACGAACCCGCGCTCGTCCGTCGCCAGGCCCGCGGCGGCCAGGTCCAGGCCGTCGGTGACCGGAGCGCGGCCCACCGCGACCAGCAGCCGTTCGGCCTCCAGGGTGCGGGTCTCCCCGCGCGCCGTGCGCACCCGGGCGCGGACCCCGCCGCCGGGCACCTTCGCGTCCAGCAGCCGGGCGCCCACCTGCACGTCGATGCCGCGCTTCTTCAGACCGCGCGTCAGGTGACGGGACACGTCCGCGTCCTCCAGCGGCACGATCCGGTCGGCGGCCTCCACCAGGGTGACCTCCGCGCCCATCGAACGGTGGAACGAGGCGTACTCGACCCCGATCGCGCCGCCGCCCAGCACCAGGACGGAGGCCGGCAGCCCGGGCGCGAAGAGCGCGTCGTCGCTGGTCACCACGTGCCGCCCGTCCGGCGCGAGGCCGGGCAGCGTACGCGGGCGCGAACCGGTGGCCAGCACGATCCCCCGGCGCGCGGTGAAGTCGCCGCCGTCCCCGCCCTCCACTTGCACCGAGCGCGGCCCGGTCAGCCGGGCGCTGCCCCGCACCACCCGCACACCGGCGTGCCGGAGATGGGCCTCGACGCCCTTGTGGTTGCGCCCCACGATGTCGTCGCGGGTGGCGACCAGCGCCGCCCAGTCCACGGAGTCCAGGGTCGCCTTCACGCCCCAGCGCTCGCGCGCCTCGGCGATGCCGTCGACGAGTCCGGCGGCGTGCAGCATCGCCTTGCTCGGGATGCAGCCGCGGTGCAGACAGGTCCCGCCGACCTTGTCGCGCTCGGCGAGCACGACGTCGAGACCCAGGGCGGCGGCGCGCAGGGCGGTGCTGTAACCGCCGGTGCCGCCGCCGATGACGATGACGTCCGGTGTGTTCATGGTCATCAGCCTCCGCCCGCCCCTTGCCATACGTCCAAGGCAATGTTCTTGTGGGTTCGATGCAGGATGTTTATGGGAGGGGCAGTGACGCACCGGCACCGGGGGCGGGCATGAGCCTGCGTCAGATGGAGTACTTCCTGACCGTCGTGGAAGAGGCGTCCTTCACTCGCGCGGCCGAGCTGCTGCACGTCTCCCAGCCCGCGCTCTCCCACCAGATCAAGGCCCTGGAGCGGTCGGTCGGAGGCGCGCTGCTCGAACGCCTGCCGCGCGGGGTGCGCCTGACCCCCATGGGGCGCGCCTTCCGGCCGCACGCCGAACTCGCCGTCCGCAGCGCCGCCCAGGCCCGCCGCGCGGCCCGCGCCACCGCCGGGGCCGAGGGCGGCGAACTGCACGTCGCGGCGGTCCACTCGGTCGCGGTCGGCATCCTCCCCGACGTCTTCGCCCGCTGGCGCGCCGCGCACCCGGACGTCCTTCTCCACCTGCACGAGTACGCCACGACCGAGGCACTGGAGGAGGAGGTCGAGCGCGGCACCGCCGACCTCGCCGTCGGCCCGGTGCCCGCCGACTGGGCCGGCACCGTCGTCCCCTTCGGCCAGGAGGAGATCGTCCTCGTCGTCCCCTTCGACGACCGGTTCGCCAACCGTACGACGGTGACGCTGCCCGAGCTCGCCGACCGCCCCTGGATCCGCTGCGCCATGGAGCCGGTCTTCGAGGGCCGGCGCTTCCTCGACTGGGCGTGCGGTCGCGCCGGGTTCAGCCCGCGCACCGCCGTCCGCACCGAGCACACCTCGACGGCCGTGCGGATGGCCGCCGCCGGGGTCGGCGTCTGCACCGCGCCCTCCTACATCGTGCGCGGCGCGGTCGGCGAGGACTGCGTGGTCCTCACGCCCGACCCGCCGTGGAAGCGGACGCTGTCGGTCTTCTCCCGCGTCCCGCCGACCGGCGCCGCCGAGGCGTTCGTCGACCTCGTGCGCGCCACCTGGCCCGGCGAGGCGGCGCCCGGACCGGCGTACGACGGGTGCGCGGTGCCCGAGCCGGCCGCCGGCTGACGCGCGCGCCCGCCCCGGTGGCGCCGGGGCACCCGGGGCGGTCAGCCGTCTTCCCCGGCCTCCTCCGCCCGCTCCAGCAGTGCCACCGGCAGCGGCGCGAACAGGTCCTCCGCGCGCGCGTGCCCCGAGAACACCCGGTCCGGGGCGAGCACGTCGGCCCACCGGCCCGGCGGCAGCGGCAGCACCGTGTCGCGCCAGCCGCCCTCCTGGGACAGCCGCAGCGACAGCCGGGTCACGGCCGTCAGCACCTCCCCGGAACGCGTGAACGCCACGCAGTGGGCCGCCGCGGGGCCCCGGGCGGCCAGCGGCTCGTACGACGCGGTGGCGCCGAAGGCGCCGGGCCGCCGCGCGCGCAGCCGCAGCGCCGCCCGGGTCACCGCCGCCTTCTCACCGGGGTCGGCGGGCGGATACGCCACGGGGCGCCGGTTGTCGGGGTCCACCAGCGCCCGGTACTCCGCCTCGGTGCCCTGGTAGAGGTCCGGCACGCCCGGCATCGTGAGGTGGACCAGGGCGGTGCCGAGGACGTTGGCCCGGACGTGCGGCTCCAGGCTCTTGCGGAAGGCGGCCACCCGCTCCCCGGGCGGCCCGCACGGCCCCGCCGCCAGGAACCGCGCCACGGCCTCCTCGTACGGCGGCTCCTGCTCGGTCCAACTGGTGTACATCCCGGCCTCGCGCACATGCTTCAGCAGCGCCTGCCGCACCCGCTCCCCGTCCGCGGGCCCCAGCCCGAACACGGTCTGCCAGGCCGCCCACGCGAGCTGCCCGTCGGGCGCTCCGTCGCCGGCGCCCGCGGCCTCCGCCAGGACGTCCGCCCAGCGCCGCGGGGCCTCGGTGAGCACGGCGAGGGCCGCCCGCACGTCGGCGCTGCGCTTGGTGTCGTGCGTGGAGACGACCGTGCCGGTCAGCGGCCAGTCGCGCTGCACACGCGCGCAGTAGGCGTGGAACCGCTCGGGGGAGACCGCCGGAGCGCCCGGATCACCGCCCACCTCGTTCGCCGACAGCAGTGGCACGTAGCGGTAGAACGCCGTGTCCTCCACGGACTTGGCGCGCAGCGCGGAGGCGGTCTGCGCGAACCGCGTACGGAACTCCACGTGATCGGGCCCGTCCCCGGCCCGCCCGAGGACCAGATCGCGGACCACGTCGACCGCGCCGGCCTCCTGCGGCACCGCGAACGCCCGCCGCGCCCGCCGCGCCGCCTCCTCGGTGACGACCGACGCCGCGTCGGCCGGCGTGTAGGGCCGGTAGACCTCCATGCGGACCAGCAGCTCCCGCAGCGCGGTGCGCAGCGCCCACGGCGCCCGGTCGCGCAGCGCGGGATCCGGCGAGGCGGCGCACAGACGGTGCGCCACCCGGGTGAGCCGGTCGCACTCGGTGGCCAGCTCGTGGGTGAGCACCTTGTACGCCGCCCGCCGCGCCGTCGCCGCCCAGTCGCCGCCCCGGTCCGTCTGCGGGGCCGCGAAGCGCCGGTAGTGGCCGAGCAGCTCCTCGTGCCCCTCGGGGTCGGTGAAGAGTCCGTCGACGTGGCGCAGGGCGTCGTAGCCGGTGGTGCCCGCCACCGGCCACGACGCGGGCAGGTGCTCGGAGTCCGCCAGGATCTTCTCCACCACCGTCCAGCGGCCGCCACCGGCCTCGTGCAGCCGCCGCAGGTAGGTGCCGGGGTCGGCGAGCCCGTCGGGGTGGTCGACGCGCAGCCCGTCGATCACGCCCTCGTGCAGCAGCCGGAGGATCGTGGCGTGCGTCGCCTCGAACACCTCCGGGTCCTCCACCCGCAACCCGATCAGCTCCGAGATGCTGAAGAACCGCCGGTAGTTCAGCTCGGTACGGGCCAGCCGCCACCACACCGGGCGGTACCACTGCGCGTCGAGCAACTGCGGCAGCGGCAGGTCCTCGGTGCCCTCGCGCAGCGGGAAGACGTGGTCGTGGTAGCGCAGGACGTCGCCGTCGGCCCGCAGATCGCCGAGCACCTCGCCCAGCGGACCGCCCAGCACCGGCACCAGCAGCTGGCCGCCCTGTGCCTCCCAGTCGATGTCGAACCACCGCGCGTACGGTGACGCCGGCCCGTCCCGCAGCACCTCCCACAGGGCGCGGTTGTGGCGCGGGGACATCGCCATGTGGTTCGGGACGATGTCCACCACCAGGCCGAGCCCGTGCTCCCGCGCGGTGCGCGCCAGCGCCCGCAGCCCCTCCTCGCCGCCCAGCTCCTCCCGTACGCGCGCGTGGTCCACGACGTCGTAGCCGTGCGGCGAGCCGGGCACGGCCTCCAGGACGGGGGACAGGTGCAGATGCGAGACCCCGAGCGAGGCCAGGTACGGCACCGCGGCCGCCGCGGCCCCGAAGGGGAACTCGGGCTGTAGCTGGAGCCGGTACGTGGCGGTGGGGGCCGCGGGCGGCGCGCTGGCCCCGGGGCCCGCGGGCACCACCGGGTCGGGTCGCTCAGGTGTCATGGAAAGCTACGTACCCGCCCCGCCGTCTTTCGTGTCATCGGCCCCTCCACGGGGGTACGCGGGCGTGGCTGGTTTCGAGCGACGGGAAGCACGCGGCGGCGCGGCGCGCCGCAGACGTACCGGGAGGTCGCCGGCCTGACCGGGCCGCTGCTGCCGGTGGTGTCGTTCCTGGAACGGCTGCCCACGGCCACCGTCCGGTTCGGCAGCGTCCTGCTCGTCGCCCGGACCAGCGGCTCGCTCACCGCGGCCGGACTGGCCGGCGGTGCGCTCGCCGTCGGCCAGGTGGCCTGCGGCCCGCTGGTGGGGCGGCTCGCGGACCGGCACGGCCAGCGCCCCGTCGTGCTCGCCCTCAGCCTCGCCCACGCCCTCGCGATCGCCCTGCTCGTGGCCGGTGCGCTCGCCGGTCTGCCCACGCCCCTGCCGGCCCTGCTGGGCGCGCTCGCGGGCGCCAGCGGGCCGCTGATCGGCCCGCTGGCCCGGACCCGCCTGGTCTCCCTCGCCCGCCGCGCCGGGGCCCCCTTCCTGACGCCGCGGCAGGCGATCCGCGGCCCCGCTCCTCACACGGGCCGTTGCAGCACCGTCAGACTCCGGTCCACCAGGGTCAGCCGCTCCCCGGCGTGCACCTTCGCGCCCGTGCCCGGCGGTACGCCGTCCGGGCGGGAGGTGTCGACGACCACCTGCCACTGCCGGCCGTGGTCGACGGGGGCGACGAAGTCCAGGGGCTTCGGCGAGGCGTTGAACATCAGCAGGAACGAGTCGTCCGTGATGCGCTCCCCGCGCGGGCCGGGCTCGGAGATCGCGTTGCCGTTGAGGAAGACGGTCAGCGCCGACGCCTGCGCCGAATTCCAGTCCCGCTGGGTCATCTCCCGGCCCTCGGGGGTGAACCAGGCGATGTCCGAGAGGTCGTCGTGGGTGCCCTCCACCGGCCGTCCGTGGAAGAAGCGCCGGCGGCGGAAGACCGGGTGGTCCCTGCGCATCCACACCATCGCGCGCGTGAACTCCAGCAACTCGCCGGGGAGCCCCTCGGTATCGGGCCACTCCACCCAGGACACCTCGTTGTCCTGGCAGTAGGCGTTGTTGTTGCCCCGCTGGGTGCGGGCGAACTCGTCCCCGTGGCTGATCATGGGCACGCCCTGGGAGAGCAGCAGGGTGGCGATGAAGTTCCGCATCTGCCGCGCGCGCAGTTCCCGCACGGCCGGGTCGTCGCTCTCCCCCTCGGCGCCGCAGTTCCAGGACCGGTTGTGGCTCTCGCCGTCCCGGTTGTCCTCGCCGTTGGCCTCGTTGTGCTTGTGGTTGTAGGACACCAGGTCGCGCAGGGTGAAGCCGTCGTGGCAGGTGACGAAGTTGATGGAGGCCAGCGGGCGCCGGCCGTCGTCCTGGTAGAGGTCGGAGGACCCGGTCAGCCGGGAGGCGAACTCCGCCAGCGTGCGCGGCTCGCCCCGCCACAGATCCCGTACCGTGTCCCGGTACTTGCCGTTCCACTCGGTCCACAGCGGCGGGAAGTTCCCCACCTGGTAGCCGCCCTCGCCGACGTCCCACGGCTCGGCGATCAGCTTCACCTGGGAGACCACCGGGTCCTGCTGCACCAGGTCGAAGAAGGACGACAGCCGGTCCACCTCGTGGAACTGCCGGGCCAGCGTGGCCGCGAGGTCGAAGCGGAACCCGTCGACGTGCATCTCGGTGACCCAGTACCGCAGCGAGTCCATGATGAGCTGGAGCACGTGCGGGGACCGCATCAGCAGGGAGTTCCCCGTGCCGGTGGTGTCCATGTAGTAGCGGGGGTCCTCCGTCAGCCGGTAGTAGCTCGGGTTGTCGATGCCCTTGAAGGAGAGCGTGGGGCCCAGGTGGTTGCCCTCGGCGGTGTGGTTGTAGACCACGTCGAGGATCACCTCGATCCCCGCCTCGTGCAGCGCCTTCACCGCCGACTTGAACTCCAGGACCTGCTGGCCGCGGTCGCCCCAGGAGGCGTACGCGTTGTGCGGGGCGAAGAAGCCGATCGTGTTGTAGCCCCAGTAGTTGTTGAGGCCCATGTCCACCAGGCGGTGGTCGTTGACGAACTGGTGCACCGGCATCAGCTCCAGCGCGGTGACCCCCAGCTTGGTCAGGTGTTCGATGATCGCGGGGTGGGCGAGGGCGGCGTAGGTGCCGCGCAGTTCCTCGGGCAGCCCCGGGTGCCGCATCGTCAGGCCCTTGACGTGCGCCTCGTAGATCACCGTGTGGTGGTACTCGGTCCGGGGGCGCCGGTCGTCGCCCCAGTCGAAGTACGGGTTGACCACGACCGACGACATGGTGTGCGGAGCCGAGTCCAGGTCGTTGCGCCGGTCGGGGTCGTCGAAGTGGTAGCCGTACACCTCCTCGCCCCAGTGGATCGAACCGCTGATCGCACGGGCGTACGGATCGAGGAGCAGCTTGGCGCTGTTGCAGCGCAGTCCGCGCTCCGGGGCGTACGGGCCGTGCACGCGGTAGCCGTAGCGCTGTCCCGGCATCACGCCCGGCACATAGGCGTGCCGGACGAACGCGTCGCTCTCGCGCAGCTCGATCGCGGTCTCGGAGCCGTCGTCGTGCAGCAGACACAGCTCTACTCGGTCGGCGGCCTCCGTGAAGACCGCGAAGTTGGTGCCGGCGCCGTCGTAGGTGGCACCGAGTGGGTATGCCTCTCCAGGCCAGACCTGCATGGATACGACTCTTTCAGGTGTGGGGCGACGGTGGGGACGCCTTGACTGCGAGTCTCCACGAAAGTGAGGGAACCACCTAGGACTTACCTCCCTCTTACCGGACGACCGAGGCATACACGGTATGCCGAACCAGTGGGGCAGACACGTACTCCCGGGGTCGTTGGGGGAGCAGGGGGAAGATGTGGGCACGTCAGTCCAGCGTCACCTGGGCAAAGTGATGGCCGGCGCGGCCCTCGCGGTGACCGCGACCGCCGTGATGGTGGGGATCACCCTGCCGGGGGAGGCCGGGGCCGGCGAGACGGAGACCGGGGGCGCGCGGAACACGGCGCAGCGCGCCGCCCAGGAGCGGGTACCGGGAGAGGGGCAGGGGCAAGGGGAAGGGCAGGGGCAGGGCGCGGTGGCGCCGGGTGCCGTCGAGCCGCCGCCCGACGAGGGCGAGCGCGGCACCGGGAGCGACCCGCTGACCGGCGACGAGACGGAGCGGGCCGTCCGGATCGCCCTGGACCGGCAGGTACTGCGCTCGGCCCGGGACGTCGACGGCGACCGCGGCCCGCAGCGCCTGAGCGTGGAGCTGTCCCGGCCGGACACCGCCGAACCGGACGCCCGGGCGCCGCGCCGCGCCGACGTCACGTTCTACGACTACGGGGACGACACCCTCATCACCCGGACCGTCGATCTCGCCACCGGCACGGTGGCGCGGACCGGCACCCAGCGCGGCGTCCAGCCCCCGCTGAGCCGCGCCGAGCAGACCGAGGCCGCCCGGCTCCTGATCGCCGACCCGCTGGGGGCGGGCCTGAAGGCGGACTACGAGGACGCCACCGGCAGGGAGCTGACCTCGCCGGACCAGCTCGAGCTGTTCGCCATGGTCTACCGCGCCGCTCCGGGCGCCCGGCCGGCGTCGCTGGAGCGGTGCGGCGAACACCGCTGCGCCCGGCTGTTCCCGAAGGCGGCCAACGGCCCGTGGATCGACGCCCGGCATCTGGTGGTCGATCTGAGCGCCCGCGAGGTCGCGGCCCTCGGCCGTGACTGACCCGGGCACGCCGCCGTCCGCTTCCGTACCCGCGTTTCCACCCGCGTTCCTCCAGGGAGTCACTCCACCATGCGCCTGAACAGAAACAGCCGAGCCCCCCGGCGGGCGGCCGTGGCCCTCGCCGCCGTGGGCGCCCTGGCGGCCGGCGCGACCGCCGGCGCGGGACCGGCCGCCGCCGCGCCCCAGGCCGGTCCCGTACCGGCGGCCGGATGCGGCGCCGCCTACCGCATCGAGCAGAAACTCACCTCCGGCACCACCTGGCGGATGTGCTGGCGTTACGAGAGCAAGGCCGGACTGGTCCTGGAGAACGTCTCCTACCAGCCGCCCGGCGAGCCCCGCCCGATCAAGGTCCTCGCCCGCGCCGGACTCGCCCAGATCCACGTGCCCTACGACGACGGCAACATCGAGTACGACGACCTGACCAGCTACGCCTTCGGCGAGGGACTGATGGACCTGGCGCCGGGGGAGTGCCCGGGCGGCACCATCAAGACGGTCCGGATCCCCGGCGCCGGGGATCCGGAACGCCCGGACGTCAAGGGCCTGTGCACCACCACGCGCGCGCGGGGACACGCCTACCGCATGCAGGGCGACAGCGCGTCCAAGGTCTACCAGGCGCAGGGCAAGGACCTGCTGGTGTACACCGCCAACCAGGTCGGCTGGTACGAGTACATCACCGAGTGGCGCTTCCAGGACGACGGCACGATCACCACCAGCGTCGGTGCGACCGGCAGCCTCTCGCCCTTCGACTACGACGCCGGGGACGGGCGCGGCTGGCCCATCGGCAAGGGCGCCAAGGGGTACGCCACCAGCCACAGCCACAACGTCTTCTGGCGGTTCGACTTCGGCCTCGACGGCTCCACCCGCAGCCGCGTCGAGCAGTACGACTCCGAGGTCAGCCCGCCCGCGCGCGGCCAGGAGGCGCCGACCAACAAGACCAACCGCACCCGGATCACCAGGGAACTCGCCGGTGACGCGCGGAACATGCGCTGGTGGAGGGTGGTCAGCGCGGCCGGCAAGAACAAGGACGGCCACCCGCGCTCCTACGAACTCGTCCCCGGGCCCTCCGCCAAGTACCCGGGCCGCGGCTTCACCCGGCACGACGTGTACTTCACGCAGTACGCGGCGTGCGAGCGCTACGCCAGCAACAACCTGGGCAACTGCGGTGCCGGGCACGGCAAATCGGTGGACAAGTGGGTCGACGGGCAGACGCTCACCCACCCCGTGGTCTGGGCCAACGTGGGCTTCCACCACGTCGCCCGGGACGAGGACCAGCAGCCCATGCCGGTCCACTGGCAGGGCCTGTCCCTCGTGCCGCGCGATGTCACCGCTATGAATCCGCTCACTCCGGCGGATCTTCGTGATCATAACGGGCAGCCGCGGGAAGGTGGTTGATGAACAAGCTGCCCATCGAGCTGCACCGCGCACCGCTCCCGGAGTAGGCTTCCTTGATCGTTGAGACGGGAAGTGCCCGGGAAGCGGAAGGCGGTGCGCGGGTGGGCTCGGGAGGGCTGGAGCTGCCCCCTGGTGACGAGGGTCACGAGGGGACCTCCACGGACGTCCCGCCCGGTGCGGTGTCCCTGGCGCGGCCGATGAACGTGGGCGCGATCGGCCCGGAGCTGGACTGGGGCGCCGAGGCGTGGCACGAGGTGCGCACCCGCGCCCAGCGGGCCGGCCGGGCCTACATCTGGCTGAACCTGGTCGAACAGCGGCTGCGCGCGGTCGTGGCCGCCGTGCTGCGGCCCGTGTACGAGCCCGTCCACGGCGACGAGTGGGTGGTCGCCGCCGCCGGGCCCGCCGGACAGGAGTGGGTGCAGCGGGCGGTCGCGGTACGGGAGGTCAGCCGCCGCAAGGGCTATCTGCTCGACCCGGCCGACGACAACGTGCTCAGCTTTCTGACGCTGCCGCAGTTGCGCGAGCTGATGGTGCAGCACTGGCCCTGCTTCGAGCCCTACATCGACGAGCGGCGGGACCTCGAACTCGCCCTCGACGAGCTGGAGGTGACCCGGAACGTCGTCTCCCGCAACCGGGCGCTGTCGGAGGCGGTGCTCAGCCAGGCCGAGCGGGCCTCGGCCCGGCTGCTGGAGATCCTCGGCGCGGGCGGCGACGTCCCCTCGGCGCGGCGGCTGCCCGTCGACGCCGTCGAGGATCTGGTCGGCGACCGGTACGCCGACGTGGTGGCGGTCCACCCGGACCGGGTGCGGCTGCTGCGCCAGTTCCCCGCCGAGGACATCTTCGGCGGCGCGCGCCGTCTGGACGCCATCGGCATCGGCCTCAACCTGCTGGTGCAGAACTTCTCCGGGCGGCGCCTGGTGCGGCTGGCCGAGTCCGGGTGCCGGGTGCGGCTGCTGTTCCTCAACCCGGCGTGCAGCGCGGTCAAGCGGCGCGAGCGCGAACTCGGCATCAAGCGCGGAGAGCTCAGCCGCGCTGTCGAGGCCAACATCCTGCACATGCGCCGGGTCCGCGCCCGGCTGCGCGACCAGGGCGCCTTCGAGATCCAGGTCTTCGACGAGACGCCCCGTTTCACGGCCTACCTCGTCGACGGCGACGGGGCGGACGGCATAGCGGTGGTGCAGTCGTATCTGCGCCGGACCCGGGGCATGGAGGCGCCGGTCCTCGTTCTGCGCAACGGGAGCAAACTGGTCAAGTCGGACCATGTGGACGAAGGTGGGCTGTTCCCCACCTATCGCGAGGAGTTCGAACTGATGTGGGCGGACTCGCGGCCGGTGTCGTGAGTCACTCGGGCGGGCGCTCGACCCGGCACTCGCCGGGTGCCGCGCGGGGCCGCACGAGCGGCCTGAGCAGGGCGTGGGCGCGGCCCGGGCGGCAGGCGCTCCCCGGATTGTCAGTGGCGCGTGCGAAGGTGGAGGCCACCGGGGGAACGCATCACCGAGAAGGGGGGCCGCCATGGGCTGGCACCGGGAGCCGCTGATCGGCTTCGACCTGGAGACGACGGGGACCGACCCGTACGAGGCACGCATCGTCACGGGCGCCGTGATCGAGGTCAGGGACGGCGAGCCGGGCGGCCGCCGGGAGTGGCTGGCCGACCCGGGCGTGGAGATCCCGGCGGACGCGGTCGCGGTCCACGGGATCAGCAACGAGCGGGCGGCGGCCGAGGGCAGGCCCGCCGACCGGGTGGCCGACGCCATCGCCGGTGTCCTGGTGGACCACTGGCGGGCGGGCGTCCCGGTCGTCGCCTACAACGCGGCCTTCGACCTCACGCTGCTCTCCGCCGAGCTGCGGCGGTACGGACTGCCGTCCCTGCGGGACCGCCTGGGCGGTGCGGACCCCGCCCCCGTCATCGACCCGTACACGATCGACCGCGCCGTCGACCGCTACCGCCGCGGCAAGCGCAACCTGGAGGCGGTCTGCGCCGAGTACGGCATCGCCCTCGGCACCGCCCACGACGCCACGGCCGACGCCCTCGCCGCGGCCCGGCTCGCCCGCGCGATAGCCGTCCGCCACCCCAAGGTCGGGGCCCTCGGCCCGGCGGAGCTGCACCGCCGCCAGATCGAGTGGTACGCCGCGTGGGCGGCCGACTTCCAGGACTTCCTGCGCCGCAAGGGCGACGCGGGCGCCGTCGTGGACGGCACCTGGCCGCTGCGGGAGCCGGCCCAGGAGCGGGTCTGAGCGGCTCGGGCACCCGTCAGAAGGGGTACCAGCGCACGGCGGTGTCCCCGTCCCGCAGCGACGCCACCCGCCGCCGGAACTCGGCCAGCGCCTTGGGGTTGGCCGGGGCGTGCTGCGCGACCCACGCGCAGCTCGCCGTCTCGCGGGCGCCGCGCAGCACGGCGCAGCCCTCCCACTCCCGTACGTCCCAGCCGTAGGCGGCGGTGAACGCGTCGTACGCCTCGGCCGGGAGGCCGTAGCGGTCCCGGGACAGGGCCAGTACGACCAGATCGTGCTCGCGCAGGTCCGAGGAGAAGGTCTCCAGGTCGACCAGGACCGGCCCGCCGGGCCCGATGTGCACGTTGCGGGGCAGCGCGTCGCCGTGGATCGGACCCGGCGGCAGCAGCGGGGTGAGCGCGGCGGCGGCCGCGGCGAAGCCGTCGCGGCGCTCGCGCAGATACGCCGCGTCCGCGGGGTCGATCGCCTCGCCCGCCAGGCGCAGCCAGCGCTCCACACCGCCCAGCAGGTCGCGGGGCGGCAGGCCGAAGGAAGGGGAGGGCAGGGCGTGCACGAGGCGCAGCAGCTCGGCCAGGTCGTGCGGCTCGGCGGGCCGTACGGGGTCGGGCAGCCGGTGCCACACGGTCACCGGATGGCCCTCGACCAGCAGAGCCTCCGGCTCCGCCGCCCGCACCGCCGGCACACCCGCCTCCTCCAGCCACACCGCGACGGCCAGCTCCCGGCGCGCCCGGTCCAGCAGTTCGGCGTCGCGGCCCACCTTGACGACCAGATCGCCGGCGGCGAACACCGCGTTCTCGCCCAGGGCGAGCAGCCGCGCCTCCCGCGCCGCGCCGGGCGACACCCCCGCCCCGGCCAGTACGTCCCGCGCCCGTGCCTCGTCCATCGTCCGCCTCCGTCTCCTTCGTGCCGTGGTGCCGCCGTGCTGGTGCGGTCCGCCGGCCAGTGTCGCATCGGCACTGGTGGGGCGGTGTGCGCGGTGCCTTGACGGGGCACCGCCCCTTCACGACCATGACCAGGCCGTCCGCGCCGCGCAAAAGGGGCTGATCACGTGAGTTCGGCGACCGAGGTGAGGAGACCGCGGCGCCGTGCGCCCGGCACCGGGCGGCCACGGCCGGCCGGCGGCCACGGCGCGTGGTTCCTGGTCCTGCCCGCACTGATCCCGATCCTGGTGCTCAGCGTCGGACCGCTGCTCTACGGCGTCCTGCTGGCGTTCACCGACGCCCAGTCCGGCCGGACGCAGCCCACGCGGTGGATCGGCGCCCTCAACTTCCGGGACCTGGCGAGGGACACGCTGTTCTGGGAGTCCTTCCGGATCGGGCTGGTGTGGGCCGTGGCGGTGACCGCCGCCCAGTTCCTGCTCGCGCTCGGCCTCGCCCTGCTGCTCGACCAGGACCTGCGCCTGCGCTGGCTGGCCCGCGCCCTGGCGATCATCCCCTGGGCCATGCCCGAGGTCGTCGTCGGCATCATGTGGCGGCTGGTCTACAACCCGGACGCCGGCATCCTCAACGAGACCCTGCGCGACCTCGGCCTCGGTGACG contains the following coding sequences:
- a CDS encoding phosphotransferase enzyme family protein, which translates into the protein MDEARARDVLAGAGVSPGAAREARLLALGENAVFAAGDLVVKVGRDAELLDRARRELAVAVWLEEAGVPAVRAAEPEALLVEGHPVTVWHRLPDPVRPAEPHDLAELLRLVHALPSPSFGLPPRDLLGGVERWLRLAGEAIDPADAAYLRERRDGFAAAAAALTPLLPPGPIHGDALPRNVHIGPGGPVLVDLETFSSDLREHDLVVLALSRDRYGLPAEAYDAFTAAYGWDVREWEGCAVLRGARETASCAWVAQHAPANPKALAEFRRRVASLRDGDTAVRWYPF
- a CDS encoding carbohydrate ABC transporter permease; translated protein: MSSATEVRRPRRRAPGTGRPRPAGGHGAWFLVLPALIPILVLSVGPLLYGVLLAFTDAQSGRTQPTRWIGALNFRDLARDTLFWESFRIGLVWAVAVTAAQFLLALGLALLLDQDLRLRWLARALAIIPWAMPEVVVGIMWRLVYNPDAGILNETLRDLGLGDGRDWLSGLATALPAVIVVGVWAGMPQTTVTLLAGLQNTPRELHEAAAVDGAGAWRRFRAVTWPALRPVALAVTALNLIWNFNAFALVYVLTSGGPGGRTRLPMLFAYEEAFRYGQFGYAAAMGCVMVAVISILLAVFLVGRLRGGEDA